One genomic region from Candidatus Cybelea sp. encodes:
- a CDS encoding NAD(P)/FAD-dependent oxidoreductase, whose amino-acid sequence MASSDDRRYVIIGNGFAGTTAAEQLRKHDPSCEIALFGDEPYTLYNRISLPPMLRKQIPEAKVMIRNVAWHEEHRIDLHLQTPVDRIVTEERIVTANGTSYPYDALLIATGGRPNPSGKPGSEGASNLFAFQYLDETRAISQQIDESKAGVAIGGSFIAYELAEAFASRGLETHWLMRGPRGLHRIIDEEAGALLDEAARAEGVYMHYGEEVEEFVRANGAITKVRTNKGAEIEAQCYAYGFGLSMNTEICDGSGIETSRNGILCDDHLETNVKHVYAAGDVADFYDPILEIRYRMGTWNNAGAHGKVVALNMMGGSEKYHDVPEYSSMLFKGQTITQFGLGTDLRPDLEIARKIDKEKKWYRALFFWEDRLVGGLMLGKGNRAGKRKYVEAIKSKERFPKPEWAAMLDWTA is encoded by the coding sequence GTGGCGAGTTCAGACGATCGCAGGTACGTGATCATCGGCAACGGCTTTGCGGGAACCACGGCGGCCGAACAGCTGCGCAAGCACGATCCGTCGTGCGAGATCGCACTCTTCGGCGACGAGCCGTACACGCTCTATAACCGAATCTCGCTTCCGCCGATGCTGCGCAAGCAGATCCCCGAGGCCAAGGTCATGATTCGCAACGTGGCCTGGCACGAGGAGCATCGCATCGATCTGCATCTCCAAACGCCGGTCGATCGCATCGTTACCGAAGAGCGGATCGTTACCGCCAACGGTACCTCCTATCCGTACGACGCGCTCTTAATTGCGACCGGCGGGCGCCCCAATCCCAGCGGGAAGCCCGGCTCCGAGGGCGCCTCAAATCTCTTTGCGTTTCAGTATCTCGACGAGACGCGCGCGATCTCGCAGCAGATCGACGAGAGCAAGGCAGGCGTGGCGATCGGCGGATCGTTCATCGCTTACGAGCTCGCCGAGGCATTCGCCTCGCGCGGGCTGGAGACGCACTGGCTGATGCGCGGCCCTCGCGGCCTGCACCGGATTATCGACGAAGAGGCCGGCGCCTTGCTCGATGAAGCGGCTCGCGCCGAGGGCGTCTACATGCACTACGGCGAGGAAGTCGAGGAGTTCGTCCGCGCCAATGGGGCGATCACCAAGGTCCGGACGAACAAGGGCGCCGAGATCGAAGCGCAGTGCTACGCTTACGGTTTCGGGCTTTCGATGAATACGGAAATCTGTGACGGGTCGGGCATCGAGACCAGCCGGAACGGCATCCTCTGCGACGATCACCTCGAGACGAACGTAAAGCACGTCTACGCCGCCGGCGATGTCGCCGATTTCTACGACCCGATTCTAGAGATCCGGTACCGCATGGGCACGTGGAATAACGCCGGCGCGCACGGCAAGGTCGTCGCGCTCAACATGATGGGCGGCAGCGAAAAGTATCACGACGTACCAGAGTATTCGTCGATGCTCTTCAAAGGGCAGACGATCACCCAGTTCGGCTTGGGCACCGATCTGCGTCCCGATCTCGAGATTGCGCGCAAGATCGATAAAGAGAAGAAGTGGTACCGCGCGCTCTTCTTTTGGGAAGACCGCCTCGTCGGCGGCCTGATGCTCGGTAAGGGCAACCGCGCCGGGAAGCGCAAGTACGTCGAGGCGATCAAGAGTAAGGAGCGTTTTCCGAAACCCGAATGGGCGGCGATGCTCGACTGGACGGCCTAG
- a CDS encoding beta-eliminating lyase-related protein gives MSQTLRRSFASDNNAPIAPAILEAILEANAGDAPAYGDDGWTARARECFREHFGEDVEVYFAFNGTGANVAALSSLLRPWEAVLAPVTAHLQSDECGALERFAGSKVIAVATRDGKLRPADLEPYLHAAGVVHFAQPRVLSISQSPEFGGLYEIAELRELCRFAHDRGLIVHLDGARLSNAAAAFGTGLRATSVDAGVDVLTFGGTKNGLMLGEAICFFKPAMHAGAAPFVQKQSMQLASKMRYIAAQFVALLTEDRWRTYAAHANAMTALLHERLKAIDGLRITREVRCNVIFATLDRAAIEQIAREYFFYVFDESLPEVRWMTHWATTPEDVENFAGCVRGALAR, from the coding sequence ATGAGCCAAACGCTCCGTCGCAGTTTCGCCAGCGACAACAACGCGCCGATCGCTCCCGCAATCCTCGAAGCGATTCTCGAGGCGAATGCCGGCGATGCCCCAGCCTACGGTGACGACGGCTGGACGGCGCGCGCGCGCGAGTGCTTTCGCGAGCACTTCGGCGAGGACGTCGAAGTCTATTTCGCGTTCAACGGCACGGGTGCAAACGTCGCAGCCCTGAGTTCGCTGCTGCGCCCGTGGGAAGCGGTGCTGGCTCCGGTGACCGCGCACTTGCAGAGCGACGAGTGCGGCGCGCTCGAGCGCTTCGCCGGTTCGAAGGTGATCGCCGTCGCAACGCGCGACGGCAAACTGCGCCCCGCCGATCTCGAACCCTATCTGCACGCCGCGGGCGTCGTCCACTTCGCGCAGCCGCGCGTGCTCTCGATCTCGCAATCTCCCGAGTTCGGCGGACTCTACGAAATCGCAGAGCTGCGCGAGCTCTGCCGCTTCGCGCACGACCGCGGGCTGATTGTTCACCTCGACGGCGCGCGTCTCTCGAACGCCGCCGCGGCGTTCGGTACCGGTCTGCGCGCGACCAGCGTTGACGCCGGCGTCGACGTGCTCACCTTCGGCGGCACGAAGAACGGGCTGATGCTCGGCGAGGCGATCTGCTTCTTCAAGCCGGCGATGCACGCCGGGGCTGCACCCTTCGTCCAGAAGCAGTCGATGCAGCTGGCTTCGAAAATGCGCTACATCGCCGCGCAGTTCGTGGCGCTTCTTACCGAGGATAGGTGGCGCACGTACGCGGCGCACGCCAATGCGATGACGGCGCTGCTCCACGAGCGCCTGAAAGCAATCGACGGCCTGCGGATCACGCGAGAGGTGCGCTGCAACGTCATCTTCGCGACCCTCGACCGCGCTGCGATCGAGCAAATTGCGCGCGAGTACTTTTTCTACGTCTTCGACGAGTCGCTGCCCGAAGTGCGCTGGATGACGCACTGGGCGACGACGCCGGAGGACGTTGAGAATTTCGCCGGCTGCGTGAGAGGTGCGCTAGCGCGCTAG